One genomic segment of Gemmatimonadota bacterium includes these proteins:
- a CDS encoding penicillin-binding protein activator LpoB has protein sequence MLARRPILALVVAALAVSACGIKRVSRVDPNSVTDLSGRWNDTDSRLVANELIGQSLGASWARDWAAANNGQSPTIIVGEFRNRTMEHIAVGTFVRDLERAYITSGAVRVVASREERQDVRDERADQQVNATAESRARMAREQGARFMLQGDVQAIEDSEGREKITFYQIDATLIDLESNAKVWVGQHKIKKYIQRRRLTP, from the coding sequence ATGCTCGCCCGTCGCCCCATCCTCGCCCTCGTCGTCGCCGCACTCGCTGTCTCGGCGTGCGGCATCAAGCGCGTCAGCCGCGTCGACCCCAACAGCGTCACCGATCTCTCGGGCCGTTGGAACGACACCGACTCGCGACTCGTCGCCAACGAGCTCATCGGCCAGTCCCTTGGCGCCTCCTGGGCGCGCGACTGGGCCGCGGCCAACAACGGGCAGTCGCCCACGATCATCGTCGGCGAGTTCCGCAATCGCACCATGGAGCACATCGCGGTCGGGACGTTCGTTCGCGACCTCGAGCGGGCCTACATCACGTCCGGCGCGGTCCGTGTCGTCGCGAGCCGCGAGGAGCGTCAGGACGTCCGCGACGAGCGCGCCGACCAGCAGGTCAACGCGACCGCCGAGTCGCGCGCGCGGATGGCGCGTGAGCAAGGCGCGCGCTTCATGCTGCAGGGCGATGTCCAGGCGATCGAGGACTCCGAGGGGCGAGAGAAGATCACGTTCTACCAGATCGACGCGACGCTGATCGATCTCGAGAGTAACGCGAAG